In Kitasatospora gansuensis, a genomic segment contains:
- a CDS encoding GH1 family beta-glucosidase codes for MSVEALPAPVRTDVPTDFPVGFVWGAATAAYQIEGAAAEGGRTPSIWDTFSRTPGKVRNGDTGDIAADHYHRYREDVALMAELGLGAYRFSLAWPRIQPAGSGPANEAGLDFYDRLVDELLAKGITPVATLYHWDLPQTLEDAGGWLNRDTAYRFAEYATIAARRLGDRIPTWTTLNEPWCSAFLGYGSGVHAPGRTSPAEALTAHHHLLLAHGLGVGALRAELPATAQVSLTLNLAAVRPLSTEPADLDAARRIDGLANRIFLDPVFRGSYPADVLADTAEVTDWAFVHDGDLAEISRPIDSLGINYYTPTVVAADDPEHPAPRQDGHAGELSPWPADTGVRFLPAEGSRTAMGWPVDADGLYELLTRLRDDLPGLPLLVTENGAAYDDYSDPSGAVHDPERVAYLHGHLDAVRRAAADGVPVRGYFLWSLLDNFEWAYGYSKRFGMVHVDFASQRRTPKDSARWYAEVIRTGRLPR; via the coding sequence ATGTCCGTAGAAGCCCTACCGGCCCCCGTCCGCACCGACGTCCCCACCGACTTCCCCGTCGGCTTCGTCTGGGGTGCGGCCACCGCCGCGTACCAGATCGAGGGTGCCGCCGCCGAGGGCGGCCGCACCCCGTCCATCTGGGACACCTTCAGCCGGACCCCCGGCAAGGTCCGCAACGGCGACACCGGCGACATCGCCGCGGACCACTACCACCGCTACCGCGAGGACGTCGCGCTGATGGCCGAACTCGGCCTGGGCGCCTACCGGTTCTCGCTGGCCTGGCCGCGCATCCAGCCCGCCGGGAGCGGACCGGCCAACGAGGCCGGGCTGGACTTCTACGACCGGCTGGTGGACGAGCTGCTGGCCAAGGGCATCACCCCGGTCGCCACCCTCTACCACTGGGACCTGCCGCAGACCCTCGAGGACGCGGGCGGCTGGCTCAACCGCGACACGGCGTACCGGTTCGCCGAGTACGCGACGATCGCCGCCCGTCGGCTGGGCGACCGGATCCCCACCTGGACCACCCTGAACGAACCCTGGTGCAGCGCCTTCCTGGGCTACGGCTCCGGCGTCCACGCCCCCGGCCGGACCAGCCCGGCCGAGGCCCTGACGGCCCATCACCACCTGTTGCTCGCCCACGGGTTGGGCGTCGGCGCCCTGCGAGCCGAGCTGCCCGCCACCGCGCAGGTCTCGCTCACCCTCAACCTGGCCGCCGTCCGTCCGCTCAGCACGGAGCCGGCCGACCTGGACGCGGCCCGCCGGATCGACGGGCTGGCCAACCGGATCTTCCTCGACCCGGTGTTCCGCGGCAGCTACCCCGCCGACGTACTGGCCGACACGGCGGAGGTGACCGACTGGGCCTTCGTGCACGACGGCGACCTGGCCGAGATCTCCCGGCCGATCGACTCGCTCGGCATCAACTACTACACGCCGACTGTCGTGGCCGCCGACGACCCGGAGCATCCCGCACCCCGCCAGGACGGCCACGCCGGCGAGCTCTCCCCCTGGCCCGCCGACACCGGCGTCCGCTTCCTGCCCGCCGAGGGCAGCCGGACGGCGATGGGCTGGCCGGTGGACGCGGACGGCCTGTACGAGCTGCTCACCCGGCTGCGCGACGACCTGCCCGGCCTGCCGCTGCTGGTCACCGAGAACGGCGCCGCGTACGACGACTACAGCGACCCGTCCGGCGCGGTGCACGACCCGGAGCGGGTGGCTTACCTGCACGGGCACCTGGACGCGGTCCGCCGGGCGGCGGCGGACGGGGTGCCGGTGCGCGGCTACTTCCTCTGGTCGCTGCTGGACAACTTCGAGTGGGCCTACGGCTACAGCAAGCGTTTCGGCATGGTGCACGTCGACTTCGCCAGCCAGCGCCGGACGCCGAAGGACAGCGCCCGCTGGTACGCCGAGGTGATCCGCACCGGCCGGCTGCCGCGCTGA
- a CDS encoding carbohydrate ABC transporter permease, producing the protein MKRRSPLQGGPLAYGVLIAATLAFVFPFYWTLVAASRSNSELSSATPALTPGPNLFHNIGEALQQADIATALVNSLIVSAVVTAGVVLSSTLAGFAFAKLRFRGRGLLLAITVGTMMIPPQLGVIPLFMVIVKLDLQNKLPSVILPALVSAFGVFFMRQFLVQALPDELIEAGRMDGASSLRIFWSIVLPVARPGMAVLGMLTFMATWNDFFWPIVALSSQNPTVQVALKSLGQGYVPDQSIIMAGTLIGTLPVLLVFALLGRQIVGGIMQGAVKG; encoded by the coding sequence GTGAAGAGACGCTCCCCCCTGCAAGGCGGCCCGCTCGCCTACGGCGTGCTGATCGCCGCCACCCTGGCCTTCGTCTTCCCGTTCTACTGGACGCTGGTGGCCGCGAGCCGCTCCAACTCCGAGCTCAGCTCGGCCACTCCGGCGCTCACCCCGGGCCCGAACCTGTTCCACAACATCGGCGAGGCGCTGCAACAGGCGGACATCGCGACTGCGTTGGTGAACTCGCTGATCGTCTCGGCGGTCGTCACCGCCGGGGTGGTGCTCTCCTCCACGCTGGCCGGCTTCGCCTTCGCCAAACTCCGGTTCCGCGGGCGGGGGTTGCTGCTGGCGATCACGGTCGGCACGATGATGATCCCGCCGCAGCTCGGGGTGATCCCGCTCTTCATGGTGATCGTGAAGCTGGACCTGCAGAACAAGCTGCCCTCGGTGATCCTGCCCGCGCTGGTCTCCGCCTTCGGGGTCTTCTTCATGCGGCAGTTCCTGGTCCAGGCACTGCCGGACGAGCTGATCGAGGCGGGCCGGATGGACGGCGCTTCGAGCCTGCGGATCTTCTGGTCGATCGTGCTGCCGGTGGCCCGCCCCGGCATGGCGGTGCTCGGCATGCTCACCTTCATGGCCACCTGGAACGACTTCTTCTGGCCCATCGTGGCGCTGAGTTCGCAGAATCCGACCGTGCAGGTCGCGCTCAAGTCGCTCGGCCAGGGCTACGTCCCGGACCAGTCGATCATCATGGCCGGCACCCTGATCGGCACCCTCCCCGTGCTGCTGGTCTTCGCCCTGTTGGGCCGTCAGATCGTCGGCGGCATCATGCAGGGCGCCGTCAAGGGCTGA
- a CDS encoding carbohydrate ABC transporter permease has protein sequence MATLATPLRAAARPRRGARLAPYGFLAPFFVLFAAFGLFPLLYTAYVSLHRVELQTADRMDWLGLQNYTRLFEDPFFWNALRNTFTIGLLSTVPQLLLALGLAHLLNYRLRGRTFFRVAMLMPYATSVAAATLVFAQLFGRDYGLINWALNTVGLSPVDWQANTWASQFGVSLIVTWRWTGYNALIYLAGMQSIPQELYESAAVDGASRWQQFRHITLPGLRPTIVFTVVVSTIGATQLFGEPLLYEGNSGGGISHQYQTLGLYLYEQGWTFFHLGRAAAVAWVMFLLIVVLALVNAAIAARRNRTDR, from the coding sequence ATGGCCACTCTCGCCACTCCCCTGCGCGCCGCCGCCCGCCCGCGCCGGGGCGCCCGGCTCGCCCCGTACGGTTTCCTCGCCCCGTTCTTCGTCCTGTTCGCGGCCTTCGGCCTCTTCCCGCTGCTGTACACCGCCTATGTCTCGCTGCACCGGGTGGAGTTGCAGACGGCGGACCGGATGGACTGGCTGGGCCTGCAGAACTACACCCGGCTGTTCGAGGACCCGTTCTTCTGGAACGCGCTGCGCAACACCTTCACCATCGGGCTGCTCTCCACCGTCCCGCAGCTGCTGCTCGCGCTCGGCCTGGCCCACCTGCTCAACTACCGCCTGCGCGGCCGGACTTTCTTCCGGGTCGCGATGCTGATGCCGTACGCCACCTCGGTCGCGGCGGCCACCCTGGTCTTCGCCCAGCTGTTCGGCCGGGACTACGGCCTGATCAACTGGGCGCTGAACACCGTGGGGTTGAGCCCCGTCGACTGGCAGGCGAACACCTGGGCCTCGCAGTTCGGCGTCTCACTGATCGTCACCTGGCGGTGGACCGGCTACAACGCGCTGATCTACCTGGCCGGCATGCAGTCCATCCCGCAGGAGCTCTACGAGTCGGCGGCGGTGGACGGCGCCTCCCGCTGGCAGCAGTTCCGCCACATCACGCTGCCGGGCCTGCGGCCGACCATCGTCTTCACCGTGGTGGTCTCCACCATCGGCGCCACCCAGCTGTTCGGCGAACCGCTGCTGTACGAGGGCAACTCGGGCGGCGGCATCTCGCACCAGTACCAGACCCTCGGGCTCTACCTGTACGAGCAAGGCTGGACCTTCTTCCACCTGGGCCGGGCCGCCGCCGTGGCCTGGGTGATGTTCCTGCTGATCGTCGTACTGGCCCTGGTCAACGCGGCCATCGCGGCCCGGCGCAACCGTACGGACCGGTGA
- a CDS encoding ABC transporter substrate-binding protein yields MRPSRAAVTVGSAALAAALLLSACSSGTTTGAQDANEKVTLTVDLFGTFGFKEAGLYDEYMKLHPNITIKQSDTQDEGQYWQALQTKLAGGGGLADVQGLEVGRIASVMQKQADKFTDLKTLGAGDVNDGLVPWKAAAVKTADGKVLGAGTDIGPEAVCFRTDLFKEAGLPTDRAELAAKWATWDGYLALGKEYVAKAKPGNAWTDSAAGMFTAEVGQQKVRYADESGKAVHDSSPAVKTAWADATRLVADGLSAKLPQWTPEWNKAFSTGKFATLSCPAWMIGYIKGQAGDAFAGKWDIAAGPGKTGNWGGAYLAVPRTAKHPKQAAELIKWLNGKEQQVKLFTKQGSFPSSTGAQGEIKSVKDAYFNNAPIGEIFSEAAANMPAQVLGTEDGVVGKAFTDALGEVERTNTAPATAWQHALDNVKKASGN; encoded by the coding sequence ATGCGCCCGTCCAGAGCCGCCGTGACCGTCGGCAGCGCCGCCCTCGCCGCCGCCCTGCTCCTCTCCGCCTGCAGCTCCGGCACCACCACCGGTGCGCAGGACGCGAACGAGAAGGTGACGCTGACCGTCGACCTGTTCGGCACCTTCGGGTTCAAGGAGGCCGGCCTCTACGACGAGTACATGAAGCTGCACCCGAACATCACCATCAAGCAGAGCGACACCCAGGACGAGGGCCAGTACTGGCAGGCGCTGCAGACCAAGCTGGCCGGCGGCGGTGGTCTGGCCGACGTGCAGGGCCTGGAGGTCGGCCGGATCGCCAGCGTGATGCAGAAGCAGGCGGACAAGTTCACCGACCTGAAGACGCTCGGCGCCGGGGACGTCAACGACGGTCTGGTGCCGTGGAAGGCCGCCGCGGTGAAGACCGCCGACGGCAAGGTGCTGGGCGCGGGCACCGACATCGGCCCGGAGGCGGTCTGTTTCCGCACCGACCTCTTCAAGGAGGCCGGGCTGCCGACCGACCGCGCCGAGCTGGCCGCCAAGTGGGCGACCTGGGACGGCTACCTGGCGCTCGGCAAGGAGTACGTCGCCAAGGCCAAGCCCGGCAACGCCTGGACCGACAGCGCGGCGGGCATGTTCACCGCCGAGGTCGGCCAGCAGAAGGTGCGCTACGCCGACGAGAGCGGCAAGGCCGTGCACGACAGCAGCCCGGCGGTGAAGACCGCCTGGGCGGACGCCACCCGGCTGGTCGCCGACGGCCTCTCGGCCAAGCTGCCGCAGTGGACCCCGGAGTGGAACAAGGCGTTCAGCACCGGCAAGTTCGCCACCCTGAGCTGCCCGGCCTGGATGATCGGCTACATCAAGGGCCAGGCGGGCGACGCCTTCGCGGGCAAGTGGGACATCGCGGCGGGCCCGGGCAAGACCGGCAACTGGGGCGGCGCCTACCTGGCCGTCCCGAGGACCGCCAAGCACCCGAAGCAGGCCGCCGAGCTGATCAAGTGGCTGAACGGCAAGGAGCAGCAGGTCAAGCTCTTCACCAAGCAGGGCTCCTTCCCGTCCAGCACCGGCGCGCAGGGCGAGATCAAGTCGGTCAAGGACGCCTACTTCAACAACGCGCCGATCGGCGAGATCTTCAGCGAGGCCGCCGCCAACATGCCCGCCCAGGTGCTCGGCACCGAGGACGGCGTGGTCGGCAAGGCGTTCACCGACGCGCTCGGCGAGGTGGAGCGCACCAACACCGCCCCGGCCACCGCCTGGCAGCACGCCCTGGACAACGTCAAGAAGGCCAGCGGTAACTGA